One segment of Chryseobacterium turcicum DNA contains the following:
- the rplC gene encoding 50S ribosomal protein L3 produces the protein MSGIIGKKIGMTSLFDENGKNMPCTVIQAGPCSVLQVRTIEKDGYKSVQLGFDDKSEKNVGKALAGHFKKAGSTPKAKLVEFYREFVDQVTVGVDVTVDLFAEGEFVDVTGTSKGKGFQGVVKRHGFGGVMQATHGQHNRLRAPGSIGAGSDPSRVFKGMRMAGRMGGKQVTVQNLQVLKVDQEQNLLVVKGAVPGAKNSYVIIRKWN, from the coding sequence ATGTCAGGTATTATTGGAAAAAAAATTGGGATGACTTCTCTGTTTGACGAAAACGGCAAAAATATGCCGTGTACCGTTATTCAGGCAGGTCCTTGCTCAGTTTTACAGGTCAGAACCATTGAAAAGGACGGATACAAATCTGTTCAGTTAGGTTTCGATGACAAGAGTGAAAAGAACGTTGGTAAAGCGTTAGCCGGTCACTTTAAAAAGGCTGGTTCAACTCCTAAAGCTAAGTTGGTAGAATTCTACAGAGAATTCGTAGACCAAGTTACTGTAGGTGTAGATGTAACTGTAGATTTATTCGCTGAAGGTGAATTTGTTGACGTAACAGGTACTTCTAAAGGTAAAGGTTTCCAAGGTGTTGTTAAAAGACACGGATTTGGAGGTGTAATGCAAGCTACTCACGGTCAGCACAACAGATTAAGAGCTCCAGGTTCAATCGGTGCGGGATCAGATCCTTCAAGAGTATTCAAAGGGATGAGAATGGCAGGTAGAATGGGAGGTAAGCAGGTAACTGTACAAAACCTTCAAGTATTAAAAGTGGATCAAGAACAAAATCTTTTAGTAGTAAAAGGTGCTGTTCCGGGAGCTAAAAATTCTTATGTAATTATCAGAAAATGGAATTAG
- the rpsE gene encoding 30S ribosomal protein S5 translates to MLGLDNIERVKPGGLELKDRLVSVNRVTKVTKGGRAFGFSAIVVVGDEAGTIGFGLGKSKEVASAIAKAVEDAKKNLVKVPVMNHTIPHQSTARYGGADIFLRPASHGTGLIAGGAVRAVLESAGIHDILSKSKGSSNPHNVVKATFKALLDIRRPEEIARMRGVSLSKVFNG, encoded by the coding sequence ATGTTAGGACTAGATAATATAGAAAGAGTAAAACCGGGAGGATTAGAACTTAAAGATCGTCTCGTTTCAGTAAATAGAGTTACTAAAGTAACTAAAGGGGGTAGAGCTTTCGGATTTTCTGCAATTGTTGTAGTAGGAGACGAAGCTGGAACTATCGGTTTTGGTTTAGGAAAATCTAAGGAAGTTGCTTCTGCTATTGCTAAGGCTGTAGAAGATGCTAAGAAAAACTTAGTAAAAGTTCCTGTAATGAACCATACGATCCCTCACCAAAGTACTGCTAGATATGGTGGTGCTGATATCTTCTTGAGACCTGCTTCTCATGGTACAGGTCTTATCGCAGGTGGTGCGGTAAGAGCGGTATTAGAATCTGCTGGTATTCACGATATCCTTTCAAAATCTAAAGGATCTTCAAACCCTCACAATGTTGTAAAGGCAACTTTCAAAGCATTGTTAGACATCAGAAGACCAGAAGAAATTGCAAGAATGAGAGGAGTTTCTCTAAGTAAAGTGTTTAACGGTTAA
- the rpsC gene encoding 30S ribosomal protein S3 — protein MGQKTNPIGNRLGIIRGWDSNWFGGKDYGDRIAEDYKIRRYLEARLSKGGISKIYIERTLKLVTVTITTARPGLIIGKGGQEVDKLKEELKKLTKKDIQINIFEIKRPELDAVLVADSIAKQIENRISYRRAVKMAIASTMRMGAEGIKVQISGRLNGAEMARSENFKDGRIPLSTFRADIDYHIGEALTQYGKLGVKVWIMKGEVYGKRDLMPLVGQQKKGGPSGGGNRDRGGDRDNRRPSRDKKNN, from the coding sequence ATGGGACAGAAGACAAATCCAATTGGTAACAGATTAGGTATCATCAGAGGATGGGATTCAAACTGGTTTGGTGGTAAAGATTATGGAGACAGAATCGCTGAAGACTACAAAATCAGAAGATACCTTGAAGCAAGATTATCTAAAGGTGGTATTTCAAAAATTTATATTGAAAGAACACTTAAATTAGTAACCGTTACAATCACTACTGCTAGACCGGGATTAATCATCGGTAAAGGAGGTCAGGAAGTTGATAAGTTAAAAGAAGAATTGAAGAAACTTACTAAAAAGGATATTCAAATCAACATTTTCGAAATCAAAAGACCTGAGCTTGATGCAGTATTAGTTGCTGACAGTATCGCTAAGCAAATTGAAAACAGAATCTCTTACAGAAGAGCTGTGAAAATGGCTATCGCTTCTACAATGAGAATGGGTGCTGAAGGTATTAAAGTTCAAATCTCTGGTAGATTAAACGGTGCTGAAATGGCACGTTCTGAAAACTTTAAAGACGGAAGAATCCCATTATCTACTTTCAGAGCAGATATCGACTATCATATCGGTGAGGCATTAACTCAATACGGTAAGTTAGGAGTTAAAGTTTGGATCATGAAAGGAGAAGTTTATGGTAAGAGAGATCTTATGCCATTAGTAGGACAACAGAAGAAAGGTGGTCCTTCAGGTGGTGGAAACAGAGACAGAGGAGGAGATAGAGATAACAGAAGACCTTCAAGAGATAAAAAAAATAATTAA
- the rplR gene encoding 50S ribosomal protein L18, giving the protein MALSKLEKRIRIKRRVRGKISGSSVLPRLSVYKSNKEIYAQLIDDKDGKTLASASSREKGVDANGTKSEVSAAVGKAIAAKALAAGIETIVFDRNGFVYHGRVKALADGAREGGLKF; this is encoded by the coding sequence ATGGCACTAAGTAAATTAGAAAAAAGAATAAGAATCAAAAGAAGAGTAAGAGGAAAAATCTCTGGGTCTTCTGTATTGCCAAGATTATCTGTATACAAGAGTAATAAGGAAATTTACGCTCAGTTAATCGACGATAAAGACGGTAAAACTTTAGCTTCAGCTTCTTCTAGAGAGAAAGGAGTAGACGCTAATGGAACAAAAAGTGAAGTTTCTGCTGCTGTAGGTAAAGCAATCGCTGCCAAAGCACTTGCTGCAGGAATTGAAACTATTGTATTTGATAGAAACGGATTCGTATATCACGGTAGAGTAAAAGCTCTAGCTGATGGCGCGAGAGAAGGAGGACTTAAATTCTAA
- the rpmD gene encoding 50S ribosomal protein L30, with translation MATIKVKQVRSAIGRTKTQKRTLEALGFKKLHQVIEHEATPSILGMIAAVSHLLEVQK, from the coding sequence ATGGCAACAATTAAAGTAAAGCAAGTAAGAAGCGCTATTGGTAGAACAAAAACCCAAAAGAGAACGCTTGAAGCATTAGGATTTAAGAAACTTCACCAAGTTATAGAGCACGAAGCTACACCTTCTATTTTAGGAATGATAGCTGCAGTTAGTCACTTACTTGAAGTTCAAAAATAA
- the rplB gene encoding 50S ribosomal protein L2, whose protein sequence is MSVRKLKPITPGQRFRIVNNFEEITTNKPEKSLTVGISKSGGRNQTGKMTMRYTGGGHKKKYRIIDFKRNKHDVEATVKTVEYDPNRTAFIALVEYADGEKRYIIAPNGIKVDQKIISGESVEPNIGNAMKLKNIPLGTVISCIEMKPGQGAILARSAGSSAQLTSRDGKYAIIKLPSGESRMILTECYAMIGSVSNSDHQLTVSGKAGRSRWLGRRPRTRPVVMNPVDHPMGGGEGKSSGGHPRSRNGMPAKGFKTRKKNKVSNRYIVSKRK, encoded by the coding sequence ATGTCTGTTAGAAAATTAAAACCTATCACCCCAGGACAGAGATTCAGAATTGTAAACAATTTTGAGGAAATTACTACTAACAAACCAGAGAAATCTCTAACTGTTGGTATTAGTAAGTCAGGTGGACGTAACCAAACTGGTAAAATGACCATGCGTTACACCGGAGGTGGACACAAAAAGAAATACAGAATTATCGACTTCAAAAGAAACAAGCATGATGTTGAAGCAACGGTAAAAACTGTAGAATATGATCCAAACAGAACTGCTTTCATCGCTTTAGTGGAGTATGCAGACGGAGAGAAGAGATATATCATCGCTCCAAACGGAATCAAAGTTGACCAAAAAATTATTTCTGGCGAAAGCGTAGAGCCGAACATCGGTAACGCAATGAAATTGAAAAATATTCCATTGGGTACTGTAATTTCTTGTATCGAAATGAAGCCTGGTCAAGGTGCAATTTTAGCAAGAAGTGCTGGTTCTTCAGCTCAGTTGACTTCAAGAGACGGAAAATATGCAATCATTAAATTGCCTTCAGGAGAATCTAGAATGATCCTTACTGAGTGTTATGCAATGATTGGATCTGTATCTAACTCTGATCATCAGTTAACTGTATCAGGTAAGGCTGGTAGAAGCAGATGGTTAGGTAGAAGACCAAGAACAAGACCGGTAGTGATGAACCCTGTAGATCACCCAATGGGAGGTGGTGAAGGTAAATCTTCTGGAGGTCACCCAAGATCTAGAAATGGTATGCCTGCTAAAGGTTTCAAAACTAGAAAGAAAAACAAAGTGTCTAACCGTTACATCGTATCTAAAAGAAAATAA
- the rpsQ gene encoding 30S ribosomal protein S17: MDRNLRKERIGVVSSNKMEKTIVVSETTRVKHPMYGKFVLKTKKYTAHDENNECTEGDTVLITETRPLSKSKRWRLVRIIEKAK; encoded by the coding sequence ATGGATAGAAATTTAAGAAAAGAAAGAATCGGAGTGGTTTCCAGCAATAAAATGGAAAAAACTATTGTTGTTAGTGAAACTACAAGAGTAAAGCACCCAATGTACGGTAAATTCGTTTTGAAAACGAAAAAATATACTGCACACGACGAAAACAACGAATGCACAGAAGGAGATACTGTATTAATTACAGAAACAAGACCTTTGAGCAAGAGTAAGAGATGGAGATTAGTAAGAATCATTGAAAAAGCTAAGTAA
- the rplN gene encoding 50S ribosomal protein L14, protein MLQTESRLKVADNTGAKEVLVIRVLGGTRRRYASVGDKVVVTIKDSTPSGNAKKGQVSKAVVVRTKKAVRRKDGSYIRFEDNACVLLNAGGEMRGTRVFGPVARELRDKEYMKIISLAPEVL, encoded by the coding sequence ATGTTACAAACAGAATCAAGATTAAAAGTTGCTGATAACACAGGTGCTAAAGAAGTACTAGTGATCAGAGTTCTGGGAGGTACCAGAAGAAGATATGCTTCAGTTGGTGATAAAGTTGTAGTTACTATTAAAGATTCTACACCATCAGGAAACGCAAAAAAAGGTCAGGTATCTAAAGCAGTTGTAGTAAGAACTAAAAAAGCAGTAAGAAGAAAAGATGGCTCGTACATCAGATTTGAAGACAATGCTTGTGTATTGCTAAACGCTGGAGGAGAAATGAGAGGAACACGTGTTTTCGGACCGGTTGCTCGTGAGTTGAGAGACAAAGAATATATGAAAATCATTTCATTAGCTCCTGAAGTACTTTAA
- the rplO gene encoding 50S ribosomal protein L15, with protein MNLNNIRPAAGSTFSSKRIGRGQGSGKGGTAGKGHNGQQARAGYSQKIGFEGGQMPLQRRLPKFGFKNVNRKEYRAINLDDIQILIENKSVTGDITKEILVQHGLASKNELVKIMGRGELKSSVSITADKFTKSAEELIAKAGGKAITL; from the coding sequence ATGAATTTAAACAACATAAGACCTGCAGCAGGTTCTACTTTTAGTTCAAAAAGAATTGGTAGAGGACAAGGTAGTGGAAAAGGCGGTACAGCTGGGAAAGGTCACAATGGTCAGCAAGCTAGAGCTGGTTATTCTCAAAAAATCGGTTTCGAAGGGGGTCAAATGCCTTTGCAAAGAAGATTACCTAAATTCGGTTTCAAAAACGTAAACAGAAAAGAATATAGAGCGATCAACCTTGATGATATCCAAATTTTAATTGAAAATAAATCTGTAACAGGAGATATTACAAAAGAAATTTTGGTTCAGCACGGTCTGGCATCTAAAAATGAATTAGTGAAAATTATGGGGAGAGGAGAATTGAAATCTTCGGTTTCAATTACTGCTGACAAATTCACTAAATCTGCTGAAGAGCTTATTGCTAAAGCAGGTGGAAAAGCAATTACCTTATAA
- a CDS encoding GLPGLI family protein gives MLKIFISVLIFCSALICAQQTKIIGDFSMKSSSYNAKVFDKSNLNIYYQFKFLKDEKLSQNPREGLCVLQIGEHYSKFSDNKTLQKDSIFEKHSHLGSVGAKEMNQLFMYNPLWNMESLKSVADQKVTYQKRYKTKYEYQEIQPELKWQLHNGSKKILDYSCKRATVKYRGREFTAWYTTEVPVNNGPYVFEGLPGLILELEDSKNKYHFTAIGIDKKPTEIYLRNDKEILRISRTKFREVEKTYHDNPGAFHGKALNEDGSPMIVKSKPLLYDPFELE, from the coding sequence ATGTTGAAGATTTTTATTTCAGTTTTGATTTTTTGTTCAGCTTTAATTTGCGCTCAGCAAACTAAAATTATCGGTGATTTTTCAATGAAGTCATCATCTTACAATGCAAAGGTTTTTGATAAAAGTAATCTTAATATTTATTACCAGTTTAAATTTTTAAAAGACGAAAAGCTTTCTCAAAATCCGAGAGAGGGATTGTGTGTTTTACAAATTGGTGAACACTATTCAAAGTTTAGTGATAACAAAACATTACAGAAAGATTCTATTTTTGAAAAACATTCTCATCTCGGAAGTGTGGGAGCGAAAGAAATGAATCAACTTTTTATGTACAATCCTTTATGGAATATGGAGAGTTTAAAATCGGTAGCTGATCAAAAAGTTACTTATCAAAAAAGATACAAAACAAAATACGAATATCAAGAAATTCAGCCTGAATTGAAGTGGCAACTTCATAATGGATCAAAGAAAATTCTTGATTATAGCTGTAAAAGGGCAACTGTAAAATATCGAGGACGAGAATTTACAGCTTGGTACACCACGGAAGTTCCTGTAAACAACGGCCCGTATGTTTTCGAAGGATTGCCGGGTTTGATTTTAGAACTTGAAGATTCAAAAAATAAGTATCATTTTACAGCAATTGGAATTGATAAAAAACCAACGGAGATTTATTTACGAAACGATAAAGAAATCCTGAGAATAAGCAGAACAAAGTTTAGAGAAGTTGAGAAAACCTATCACGATAATCCGGGTGCTTTTCATGGTAAAGCTTTAAACGAGGATGGCTCGCCCATGATTGTTAAATCAAAGCCTCTTCTCTACGACCCTTTTGAATTAGAATAA
- the rpsS gene encoding 30S ribosomal protein S19, with protein sequence MARSLKKGPFIHYTLDKKVQANVESGKKTVIKTWSRASMISPDFVGQTIAVHNGKSFIPVYVTENMVGHKLGEFSPTRSFRGHGGNKNKGSR encoded by the coding sequence ATGGCAAGATCACTTAAAAAAGGACCATTCATTCACTATACTTTAGATAAGAAGGTTCAGGCAAATGTAGAGTCTGGTAAGAAGACTGTTATCAAAACTTGGTCTAGAGCATCTATGATCTCTCCAGACTTTGTAGGACAAACTATTGCTGTACACAACGGGAAATCTTTTATCCCAGTTTACGTTACAGAAAACATGGTAGGTCACAAGCTAGGCGAATTTTCTCCAACAAGATCTTTCAGAGGTCATGGTGGTAACAAAAACAAAGGAAGCAGATAA
- the rpsH gene encoding 30S ribosomal protein S8 — MVTDPISDFLTRVRNAQSAGHKVVEIPASKIKKELTKILFEQGYILNFKFEESAVQGTIKIALKYDKQTSKPAIKSIQRASRPGLRQYKGSTELPRVLNGLGISIISTSKGVMTDKKAREEKVGGEVICYVY; from the coding sequence ATGGTAACAGATCCAATTTCAGATTTCCTAACTAGAGTAAGGAACGCACAAAGCGCAGGCCACAAAGTGGTGGAAATTCCTGCATCGAAAATCAAAAAGGAGCTTACGAAAATCTTATTTGAACAAGGGTATATCTTAAACTTTAAGTTTGAAGAAAGCGCTGTTCAAGGGACGATCAAAATCGCTTTGAAGTATGACAAACAAACAAGCAAACCAGCTATCAAGTCTATCCAAAGAGCTTCTAGACCAGGTTTGAGACAGTACAAAGGTTCTACTGAACTTCCAAGAGTACTAAACGGTTTGGGTATTTCTATCATCTCTACTTCTAAAGGAGTAATGACTGACAAGAAAGCTAGAGAAGAGAAAGTAGGCGGTGAAGTAATCTGCTATGTTTATTAA
- the rpmC gene encoding 50S ribosomal protein L29, with protein MKQAEIKNLSAEDVQAKLTEAQATFSKMKLAHKISPLENPIQIRDLRKTIARLNTELTNKQ; from the coding sequence ATGAAACAAGCTGAAATTAAAAATCTAAGCGCTGAAGATGTTCAAGCTAAATTGACTGAAGCTCAAGCTACTTTCTCTAAAATGAAATTGGCTCACAAAATCAGTCCTCTTGAAAATCCAATCCAAATCAGAGATTTGAGAAAGACAATCGCAAGACTAAACACTGAGTTAACTAACAAACAATAA
- the rpsN gene encoding 30S ribosomal protein S14: protein MAKESMKARERKREATVAKYAEKRKALKEAGDYEGLQKLPKNASPVRLHNRCKLTGRPRGYMRTFGISRVTFREMANNGLIPGVKKASW from the coding sequence ATGGCTAAAGAATCAATGAAAGCGCGTGAGCGCAAAAGAGAAGCTACTGTAGCTAAATACGCTGAAAAAAGAAAAGCTCTTAAAGAAGCTGGTGATTATGAAGGACTTCAGAAATTACCTAAAAATGCTTCTCCAGTAAGACTACACAACAGATGTAAACTTACTGGTAGACCAAGAGGATACATGAGAACGTTTGGTATTTCGAGAGTTACTTTCAGAGAAATGGCAAATAACGGTCTTATCCCGGGAGTTAAAAAAGCTAGTTGGTAA
- the rplF gene encoding 50S ribosomal protein L6, with translation MSRIGKAIITIPAGVTVTEKEGVVTVKGPKGELSQELTEGITLEQNEGTLTVNRPSDSKQHRALHGLYRALINNMILGTTEGFSKKLELVGVGYRASHTGQKLELALGFSHGIVLELPKEVIIETLTEKGKNPIITLTSHDKQLLGMVSAKIRSFRKPEPYKGKGVRFVGEIVRRKAGKSA, from the coding sequence ATGTCAAGAATTGGTAAAGCAATTATAACAATTCCAGCTGGTGTTACTGTCACTGAGAAAGAAGGTGTAGTAACTGTTAAAGGTCCTAAAGGAGAACTTTCTCAGGAGCTTACAGAAGGAATTACTTTAGAACAAAACGAAGGTACGTTAACTGTTAACAGACCATCAGATTCTAAACAACACAGAGCGCTTCATGGTTTATACAGAGCGCTAATCAATAACATGATTTTGGGAACTACTGAAGGTTTCTCAAAAAAGTTAGAACTAGTAGGGGTAGGATACAGAGCTTCACACACAGGTCAAAAACTTGAGTTAGCTTTAGGATTCTCTCACGGTATCGTTTTAGAACTTCCAAAAGAAGTGATTATCGAAACATTGACTGAAAAAGGTAAAAACCCAATTATTACTTTAACGTCTCATGACAAGCAACTTCTAGGAATGGTTTCTGCAAAGATTCGTTCTTTCAGAAAGCCTGAGCCATACAAAGGAAAAGGTGTAAGATTCGTAGGAGAAATTGTTAGACGTAAAGCTGGTAAATCTGCTTAA
- the rplV gene encoding 50S ribosomal protein L22 produces the protein MGSRKRESALARKLTNQDVVKALHNDCPSSPRKMRLVVDIIRGVEIEKALSILKYSKKDASNKLEKVLLSAMANWQSKNEGADIEEANLIVKEIFVDSARQLKRLRPAPQGRGYRIRKRSNHITLILGTKEN, from the coding sequence ATGGGATCAAGAAAAAGAGAAAGTGCATTAGCACGTAAATTAACAAATCAAGATGTAGTAAAAGCATTACACAATGATTGCCCTTCATCTCCAAGAAAGATGAGATTAGTAGTTGATATCATCAGAGGGGTAGAAATTGAAAAAGCTTTAAGCATTCTAAAATATTCTAAGAAAGACGCTTCAAACAAATTAGAGAAAGTACTTCTTTCTGCGATGGCTAACTGGCAATCAAAGAACGAAGGTGCTGATATCGAAGAAGCTAACCTAATCGTTAAAGAAATTTTTGTAGACAGTGCAAGACAATTGAAGAGACTAAGACCAGCACCACAAGGTAGAGGGTATAGAATCAGAAAAAGATCAAACCACATTACACTAATCTTAGGAACAAAAGAAAATTAA
- the rplD gene encoding 50S ribosomal protein L4, whose translation MELVVLNTSGKETGKKVTLDESIFGIEPNKHAVYLEVKQYLAAQRQGTHKSKERSEIAGSTKKLKKQKGSGSARYGDIKSPVFRGGGRIFGPKPRDYRFKLNKALKRLAKKSVLSQKMRDNSIRIVEGLSIAAPKTKDFITVLNALALNDKKSLFILADTNKNVYLSSRNLPKTKVMKFNEISSYDLINAGEIVFLEGAVEKFQENLKK comes from the coding sequence ATGGAATTAGTAGTATTAAATACATCAGGAAAAGAAACCGGAAAAAAAGTAACTCTAGACGAATCTATTTTCGGAATTGAGCCAAATAAGCACGCGGTTTACTTAGAAGTAAAACAATATCTTGCTGCTCAGCGTCAAGGTACTCATAAATCAAAAGAAAGAAGCGAAATTGCTGGTTCAACTAAGAAGTTGAAAAAGCAAAAAGGTTCAGGTTCTGCAAGATATGGTGATATCAAGTCTCCAGTTTTCAGAGGTGGAGGTAGAATTTTTGGTCCAAAACCAAGAGACTACAGATTCAAATTGAACAAAGCTCTTAAGAGATTAGCTAAAAAATCTGTTCTTTCTCAGAAAATGAGAGATAACAGCATTAGAATTGTTGAAGGATTAAGCATTGCTGCTCCTAAAACTAAAGATTTCATTACAGTATTGAATGCTTTGGCATTGAATGACAAGAAGTCTCTATTCATTTTGGCTGATACTAACAAGAATGTATATTTATCTTCAAGAAACTTGCCTAAGACTAAGGTGATGAAATTCAACGAAATTTCTTCTTATGACCTTATCAACGCAGGTGAGATTGTTTTCTTAGAAGGTGCAGTTGAAAAATTCCAGGAAAATTTAAAGAAATAA
- the rplX gene encoding 50S ribosomal protein L24: MSKLKIKRGDNVIITTGKKDIKGKTGEVIEVIKKEGRDPRVIVAGLNIVKKHVKPSASNPQGGITEKEASVHISNVALVGKDGKAIKIGYKIEGDKKVRIDKKTGETL; this comes from the coding sequence ATGTCAAAGTTAAAAATAAAAAGAGGAGATAACGTAATCATTACCACTGGTAAAAAAGACATCAAAGGTAAAACTGGTGAAGTTATTGAAGTGATCAAAAAAGAAGGAAGAGACCCTAGAGTTATCGTTGCAGGACTTAACATCGTTAAAAAACACGTTAAGCCTTCAGCTTCTAACCCTCAAGGAGGAATCACTGAGAAAGAAGCTTCTGTTCATATCTCAAACGTAGCTTTAGTTGGTAAAGACGGAAAAGCTATCAAAATCGGTTACAAAATCGAAGGAGATAAGAAAGTAAGAATCGACAAAAAAACGGGTGAAACTTTATAA
- the rplP gene encoding 50S ribosomal protein L16, translating to MLQPKRTKFRRVHKMKMKGIAQRGNQLAYGTFGIKANEGAWITARQIEAARIAATRYMKREGQLWIKIFPDKPITKKPAEVRMGKGKGAVEYWVAVVKPGKIMFEIGGVSYDIAKEALRLAAQKLPVTTRFVVANDFVKPL from the coding sequence ATGTTACAACCAAAAAGAACCAAATTCCGTAGAGTTCATAAGATGAAAATGAAGGGGATTGCTCAGAGAGGTAATCAACTTGCTTATGGAACTTTCGGAATCAAAGCCAACGAAGGTGCTTGGATCACTGCTAGACAGATCGAAGCTGCTCGTATCGCTGCGACAAGATATATGAAAAGAGAAGGTCAACTATGGATCAAAATATTTCCAGATAAGCCTATTACTAAAAAACCAGCCGAAGTAAGGATGGGTAAAGGTAAGGGTGCTGTAGAATATTGGGTAGCTGTAGTAAAACCTGGTAAAATTATGTTCGAAATCGGAGGTGTATCTTACGATATCGCTAAAGAAGCTCTTAGGCTTGCTGCACAAAAATTACCGGTTACGACTAGATTTGTAGTTGCAAACGATTTTGTTAAACCTCTTTAA
- the rplW gene encoding 50S ribosomal protein L23, whose product MSLIIKPVISEKANYLTDLRGAYSFLVQPKANKIQIKNAIEQAYGVKVADVRTMIYAPKVSSKYTKKGLQVGKTNKLKKAVITLVEGEVIDIFAVN is encoded by the coding sequence ATGTCACTAATTATTAAACCAGTTATTTCAGAAAAAGCTAACTATCTTACAGATTTAAGAGGTGCTTATTCTTTCTTAGTACAACCTAAGGCGAATAAAATCCAGATTAAAAATGCAATTGAGCAAGCTTACGGTGTGAAAGTAGCAGACGTTAGAACCATGATTTATGCGCCTAAAGTTTCTTCGAAATACACGAAAAAAGGTCTTCAAGTAGGAAAGACAAACAAATTGAAAAAAGCAGTTATTACTCTTGTTGAAGGAGAAGTAATTGATATTTTTGCTGTAAATTAA
- the rplE gene encoding 50S ribosomal protein L5 — translation MEFIARPKKAYKETIIPAMMEEFGYKSVMQVPRLEKIILSQGLGDATADKKIIDYAVEELTNITGQKAVGTISKKDEAAFKLRKGMPVGAKVTLRAHKMYEFLDRLTASALPRIRDFSGIKADGFDGRGNYNLGITEQIIFPEIVIDKVKKIQGMDITFVTTAKTDKEAKALLTHFGLPFKKN, via the coding sequence ATGGAATTTATAGCAAGACCCAAAAAAGCATATAAAGAAACGATTATTCCTGCAATGATGGAAGAATTCGGATACAAGTCTGTAATGCAAGTACCAAGACTAGAGAAAATTATTTTATCTCAAGGTTTAGGTGATGCTACTGCAGATAAGAAAATCATTGATTATGCTGTAGAAGAACTTACAAATATCACAGGTCAAAAAGCTGTTGGTACTATCTCTAAGAAAGATGAAGCTGCTTTCAAATTAAGAAAAGGTATGCCTGTAGGGGCTAAGGTAACTCTTAGAGCTCACAAAATGTACGAATTCTTAGACAGATTAACTGCTTCAGCTTTACCACGTATCAGAGATTTTTCTGGTATCAAGGCTGATGGTTTCGACGGTAGAGGTAACTATAACTTAGGTATTACTGAGCAGATTATCTTCCCTGAGATCGTAATCGACAAAGTAAAGAAAATCCAAGGGATGGACATTACTTTCGTTACCACTGCGAAAACAGATAAAGAAGCTAAAGCATTATTAACTCACTTCGGTTTACCTTTCAAAAAGAACTAA